From the Comamonas odontotermitis genome, one window contains:
- the kdsA gene encoding 3-deoxy-8-phosphooctulonate synthase, whose amino-acid sequence MQLCGFDIGLDKRFFLIAGPCVVESEQLQMDVAGQLQEITASLGIPFIFKSSFDKANRSSGTSFRGPGMEKGLEILAKVKKELNVPILTDVHTEAEVPYVASIVDVLQTPAFLCRQTDFIRACAQSGKPVNIKKGQFLAPHDMKNVIDKARAAAKEAGLPEDSFLACERGASFGYNNLVSDMRSLAIMRETNAPVVFDATHSVQLPGGNGTSSGGMREMVPVLARAAIAVGVAGVFMETHPDPCNALSDGPNAVPLKHMKALLETLVALDNVTKKSGYLENNFGA is encoded by the coding sequence ATGCAATTGTGCGGATTTGACATCGGCCTCGACAAACGCTTTTTCCTGATCGCCGGCCCCTGCGTGGTCGAATCCGAACAGCTGCAGATGGATGTGGCCGGCCAGCTTCAGGAAATCACCGCATCGCTGGGCATTCCTTTCATCTTCAAGAGCAGTTTCGACAAGGCCAACCGCTCCTCGGGCACGAGCTTTCGCGGCCCGGGCATGGAAAAGGGCCTGGAGATTCTCGCCAAGGTGAAAAAAGAGCTGAACGTTCCCATCCTCACCGATGTGCACACCGAGGCCGAAGTGCCCTACGTGGCCAGCATTGTCGATGTGCTGCAAACCCCGGCGTTCCTCTGCCGCCAGACCGACTTCATCCGTGCCTGCGCGCAGTCGGGCAAGCCGGTCAATATCAAGAAGGGCCAGTTCCTGGCGCCTCACGATATGAAGAACGTCATCGACAAGGCCCGCGCCGCCGCCAAGGAAGCAGGCCTGCCCGAGGACAGCTTTCTGGCCTGCGAGCGCGGCGCCAGCTTTGGCTACAACAACCTGGTGAGCGACATGCGCTCGCTGGCCATCATGCGCGAGACGAATGCCCCTGTGGTGTTTGACGCCACACACAGCGTGCAGTTGCCCGGCGGCAATGGCACCAGCAGCGGCGGCATGCGCGAGATGGTGCCCGTGCTGGCCCGCGCCGCCATTGCCGTGGGCGTGGCTGGCGTGTTCATGGAAACCCATCCCGATCCCTGCAACGCACTCTCCGACGGCCCCAACGCCGTGCCGCTCAAGCACATGAAAGCGCTGTTGGAGACCCTGGTCGCACTGGACAACGTCACCAAGAAGAGTGGCTACCTCGAAAACAATTTTGGAGCATAA
- the coaBC gene encoding bifunctional phosphopantothenoylcysteine decarboxylase/phosphopantothenate--cysteine ligase CoaBC codes for MNQLHGKHIVLGMSGGVAAFKSAELCRRLTKAGATVQVVMTESATQFMTPVTMQALSNRPVYVSQWDAREHNNMPHINLSREADAIVIAPCSADFIARLVQGRADELLSLLCLARPMGTVPLILAPAMNREMWAHPATQRNLRQVQADGAVVLGVGNGDQACGETGDGRMLEAAEIEEELQYFFAAKSLAGRKLLITAGPTFEAIDPVRGITNLSSGKMGFAIARAAQAAGAQVTLVAGPVHVPTPRGVRRIDVQSAQNMLDAVLNHVDGADVFVATAAVADWRPARAADQKIKKDGSGQVPQMAFVENPDILATVAQLPRAQSGQLYCVGFAAESENLLANAEAKRLRKQIPLLVGNIGPATFGKDDNALLLVDAHGHQELPRASKAVLGEQLVGEIARRLAQ; via the coding sequence ATGAACCAGCTCCATGGAAAACATATTGTCCTCGGCATGTCCGGTGGCGTTGCCGCCTTCAAATCGGCCGAGCTGTGCCGCCGCCTGACCAAGGCGGGCGCCACCGTGCAGGTGGTGATGACCGAATCGGCCACCCAGTTCATGACGCCGGTGACCATGCAGGCGCTCTCCAACCGGCCTGTCTATGTATCGCAGTGGGATGCACGCGAGCACAACAACATGCCGCACATCAATCTGAGCCGTGAGGCCGATGCCATTGTGATTGCGCCGTGCAGCGCAGATTTCATCGCCCGCCTGGTGCAGGGCCGGGCCGACGAGCTGCTGAGCCTGCTGTGCCTGGCGCGGCCCATGGGGACGGTGCCGCTCATCCTTGCCCCGGCCATGAACCGCGAGATGTGGGCACACCCGGCCACGCAGCGTAACCTGCGCCAGGTGCAGGCGGACGGCGCCGTGGTGCTGGGCGTGGGCAATGGCGACCAGGCCTGTGGCGAGACCGGCGACGGCCGCATGCTCGAAGCTGCCGAGATTGAAGAGGAGCTGCAGTACTTCTTTGCCGCCAAATCGCTTGCAGGCAGGAAACTGCTGATCACCGCCGGGCCCACCTTCGAGGCGATCGACCCGGTGCGCGGCATCACCAACCTCTCCAGCGGCAAGATGGGCTTTGCCATTGCGCGGGCTGCCCAGGCGGCCGGTGCGCAGGTCACCCTGGTGGCTGGTCCGGTGCATGTGCCCACGCCGCGCGGCGTGCGCCGCATCGATGTGCAATCGGCGCAGAACATGCTCGATGCCGTGCTGAACCACGTGGATGGCGCCGATGTCTTTGTTGCCACCGCAGCCGTGGCGGACTGGCGCCCGGCCCGGGCCGCCGACCAGAAGATCAAGAAAGACGGCAGTGGCCAGGTGCCGCAGATGGCTTTTGTGGAGAACCCCGACATTCTGGCGACCGTGGCACAACTGCCGCGCGCGCAAAGCGGCCAGCTCTACTGCGTGGGCTTTGCGGCAGAAAGCGAAAACCTGCTGGCCAATGCTGAGGCTAAGCGCCTGCGCAAACAGATTCCGCTGCTGGTGGGCAATATCGGCCCGGCCACATTCGGCAAGGATGACAACGCCTTGCTGCTGGTGGATGCACACGGCCACCAGGAACTGCCACGCGCGAGCAAGGCGGTGCTGGGCGAGCAGCTGGTGGGGGAGATTGCGCGCCGACTGGCGCAGTAA
- a CDS encoding Ldh family oxidoreductase has translation MNNDTILIPEAQLHDLSMRVLQHLGLSAAHASAMTRIVVAGQRDACQSHGAYRILSAAQTIRTGLVDLQAEPIVQPTQGAITRVDARKAFSPLALEAGLPHLVAATRQLGVGALVINHCFHFTALWPEVEMLTAQGLAALVMTPSHAWVAPTGGKRGVFGTNPIAFGWPRPGPYPYVFDFATSAIARGDLELHRRAGKPLPEGAGVDVDGTPSTDPVAVAKGAMLTFGGHKGSALSTMVELMAGALIGDLNSQGSMDFDAGKGGVPYHGHLLLAFDPQRFAGGDWPASQERAEAMFAAITDQGARLPSERRFAARAQSAKQGISMSRALYNDIEALLQ, from the coding sequence ATGAACAACGACACCATCCTGATTCCTGAGGCGCAATTGCATGACCTGTCGATGCGCGTGTTGCAGCACCTGGGCCTGAGCGCAGCGCACGCCAGCGCCATGACGCGCATTGTGGTTGCGGGCCAGCGCGATGCCTGCCAGTCGCACGGCGCCTACCGCATCTTGAGCGCGGCGCAGACCATCCGCACCGGCCTGGTGGACTTGCAGGCAGAGCCCATCGTGCAGCCCACACAGGGCGCGATCACGCGGGTCGACGCGCGCAAGGCTTTCTCGCCGCTGGCATTGGAAGCTGGCCTGCCGCATCTCGTGGCTGCCACGCGCCAGCTCGGCGTGGGCGCGCTGGTCATCAACCACTGCTTTCATTTCACCGCCCTGTGGCCCGAAGTGGAAATGCTCACCGCCCAGGGCCTGGCTGCACTGGTGATGACGCCCAGCCACGCCTGGGTGGCCCCCACGGGCGGCAAGCGCGGTGTGTTCGGCACCAACCCGATTGCCTTTGGCTGGCCGCGCCCGGGCCCATACCCCTATGTGTTTGACTTTGCCACCAGCGCCATCGCACGCGGCGACCTGGAGCTGCACCGCCGTGCGGGCAAGCCCCTGCCCGAAGGCGCTGGGGTGGATGTGGACGGCACACCCTCCACCGACCCGGTAGCCGTAGCCAAGGGCGCCATGCTGACCTTTGGTGGCCACAAGGGATCGGCCCTGTCCACGATGGTAGAGCTGATGGCCGGTGCGCTGATTGGCGACCTCAACAGCCAGGGCTCAATGGATTTTGACGCAGGCAAAGGCGGTGTGCCCTACCACGGCCACCTGCTGCTGGCCTTTGACCCGCAGCGCTTTGCAGGCGGCGACTGGCCTGCCTCGCAGGAGCGCGCCGAGGCCATGTTTGCAGCCATTACCGACCAGGGCGCCCGCCTGCCGTCAGAGCGCCGCTTCGCCGCCCGCGCCCAGAGCGCCAAGCAAGGCATCAGCATGTCGCGTGCGCTCTACAACGACATTGAAGCCCTGCTGCAGTGA
- a CDS encoding CTP synthase — translation MTKFVFVTGGVVSSLGKGIASASLAAILESRGLKVTLIKLDPYINVDPGTMSPFQHGEVFVTDDGAETDLDLGHYERFIETRMRQSNNFTTGRIYQSVLEKERRGDYLGKTVQVIPHITNEIQEYVKRGAGIGTDHAVDVAICEIGGTVGDIESLPFLEAVRQLSLKLGPNNSAFVHLTYLPYIAAAGELKTKPTQHTVQKLREIGIQPDALLCRAQHAVPEEERDKISLFTNVQSWGVISMWDVDTIYKVPRMLHEQGLDGLICDKLRLNTPPANLKRWDDLVYETEHPKGEVSIAMVGKYVELSDAYKSVNEALKHAGMQNHVRVKITHVDSETVDDKAAAEMLKSYDGILVPGGFGSRGVEGKISTARYAREHKVPYLGICLGMQVATIEYARHVAGLDNANSTEFDRQTPHPVIALITEWKDADGTIKTRDENSDLGGTMRLGAQSSDVQSGSLAHSIYGDVVTERHRHRYEANTQYLDKLRDAGLVISALTQREHLTEIVELPAKVHPWYIGVQFHPEFKSTPWAGHPLFNAFIKAAVDRKKVVSK, via the coding sequence ATGACCAAATTTGTCTTCGTCACTGGCGGTGTGGTGTCTTCCCTCGGTAAGGGAATCGCCTCAGCCTCCCTTGCAGCGATTTTGGAATCGCGCGGACTCAAAGTCACCCTGATCAAGCTGGATCCCTACATCAACGTGGATCCAGGCACCATGTCCCCCTTCCAGCACGGCGAAGTGTTCGTGACTGACGACGGCGCAGAGACCGACCTGGATCTGGGCCACTATGAGCGTTTCATCGAAACGCGCATGCGCCAGTCCAACAACTTCACGACCGGCCGCATCTACCAGAGCGTGCTGGAGAAAGAACGCCGTGGTGATTACCTGGGCAAGACCGTGCAGGTCATCCCCCACATCACCAACGAAATTCAGGAATACGTCAAGCGCGGCGCCGGTATCGGCACCGACCATGCGGTGGACGTGGCAATCTGCGAGATCGGCGGCACGGTCGGCGATATCGAATCGCTGCCCTTCCTCGAAGCGGTGCGCCAGCTCTCGCTCAAACTCGGCCCCAACAACTCGGCCTTCGTGCACCTGACCTACCTGCCCTACATTGCGGCGGCTGGCGAGCTCAAGACCAAGCCCACCCAGCACACGGTGCAGAAGCTGCGCGAAATCGGCATTCAGCCCGATGCACTGCTGTGCCGCGCGCAACACGCCGTGCCCGAGGAAGAGCGCGACAAGATCTCGCTCTTCACCAACGTGCAGTCGTGGGGCGTGATCAGCATGTGGGATGTGGACACCATCTACAAGGTGCCCCGCATGCTGCACGAGCAAGGCCTGGACGGCTTGATCTGCGACAAGTTGCGCCTGAACACACCGCCCGCCAACCTCAAGCGCTGGGACGACCTGGTGTACGAGACCGAGCACCCCAAGGGTGAGGTCTCGATTGCCATGGTCGGCAAGTATGTGGAGCTGTCGGACGCCTACAAATCGGTCAACGAAGCGCTCAAGCACGCCGGCATGCAGAACCATGTGCGCGTGAAGATCACGCACGTGGATTCCGAAACGGTGGACGACAAGGCGGCTGCCGAAATGCTCAAGAGCTACGACGGCATTCTGGTGCCCGGCGGCTTTGGCTCACGCGGTGTGGAAGGCAAGATTTCCACCGCCCGCTACGCCCGCGAGCACAAGGTGCCCTACCTGGGCATCTGCCTGGGCATGCAGGTGGCCACCATTGAATACGCGCGCCATGTGGCGGGCCTGGACAATGCCAACTCCACCGAGTTCGACCGCCAGACGCCCCACCCCGTGATCGCGCTGATCACCGAGTGGAAGGATGCCGACGGCACCATCAAAACGCGTGACGAAAACTCCGACCTGGGCGGCACCATGCGCCTGGGCGCGCAATCGTCCGATGTGCAGTCGGGCAGCCTGGCCCACAGCATCTACGGCGACGTGGTGACCGAGCGCCACCGCCACCGCTACGAAGCCAACACCCAGTACCTGGACAAGCTGCGCGACGCAGGCCTGGTGATTTCCGCGCTGACCCAGCGCGAGCACCTGACCGAAATCGTCGAGCTGCCTGCCAAGGTGCACCCTTGGTACATCGGCGTGCAGTTCCACCCCGAGTTCAAGTCCACCCCATGGGCGGGCCATCCGCTGTTCAATGCCTTCATCAAGGCGGCCGTGGACCGCAAGAAGGTAGTTTCCAAGTAA
- a CDS encoding DUF1330 domain-containing protein has translation MASAYIIASVTVTNPEQYEEYRKYSTIAMQAYGAEVCVRGGKVEVIEGDWNPGRTVILKFKDTESAHKFYNSPEYTKARAAREGAAIMRMVLVEGV, from the coding sequence ATGGCCTCTGCCTACATCATCGCGTCGGTCACCGTCACCAACCCTGAACAGTACGAGGAATACCGCAAGTACAGCACCATCGCCATGCAAGCCTATGGCGCCGAAGTCTGTGTGCGCGGCGGCAAGGTGGAAGTGATCGAAGGCGACTGGAACCCTGGCCGCACCGTGATCCTCAAGTTCAAGGATACCGAGAGCGCACATAAGTTTTATAACTCCCCGGAATACACCAAGGCCCGCGCAGCGCGCGAAGGTGCCGCTATCATGCGCATGGTTCTGGTCGAAGGTGTGTAA
- the eno gene encoding phosphopyruvate hydratase, whose product MSAIVDIVGREILDSRGNPTVECDVLLESGVMGRAAVPSGASTGSREAIELRDGDKSRYLGKGVLKAVEHINTEISEAILGLDAAEQAFLDKTLIDLDNTDNKSRLGANAMLAVSMAVARAAAEEAGLPLYRYFGGMAGVQLPVPMMNVINGGAHANNSLDLQEFMIVPVGAPSFREALRWGAEVFHALKKIIDSRGMPTAVGDEGGFAPSVENHEAAIQLILEAIDKAGYTAGDQIALALDCAASEFYKDGKYVLEGEGGISLTAEQWTDMLAAWCDKYPIISIEDGMHEGDWDGWKVLTERLGKKVQLVGDDLFVTNTKILKEGIDKGIANSILIKINQIGTLSETFAAIEMAKRAGYTAVISHRSGETEDSTIADIAVGLNAGQIKTGSLSRSDRMAKYNQLLRIEEDLGEVAVYPGRAAFYNLR is encoded by the coding sequence GTGAGTGCAATTGTTGATATCGTTGGCCGCGAAATTCTGGATTCGCGTGGTAACCCCACCGTCGAATGCGATGTGCTGCTGGAATCGGGTGTGATGGGCCGTGCGGCCGTACCGTCGGGCGCATCCACCGGCTCCCGCGAAGCCATCGAGCTGCGTGACGGCGACAAGAGCCGTTACCTGGGCAAGGGTGTGCTCAAGGCCGTGGAGCACATCAATACCGAAATCTCCGAAGCCATCCTGGGCCTGGATGCAGCCGAGCAGGCTTTCCTGGACAAGACCCTGATCGATCTGGACAACACCGACAACAAGAGCCGCCTGGGCGCCAATGCCATGCTGGCCGTGTCGATGGCTGTCGCCCGCGCCGCTGCCGAAGAAGCTGGCCTGCCGCTGTACCGCTACTTTGGCGGCATGGCCGGTGTGCAGCTGCCCGTGCCGATGATGAACGTCATCAACGGCGGTGCCCACGCCAACAACAGCCTGGACCTGCAGGAATTCATGATCGTGCCCGTGGGCGCGCCGAGCTTCCGCGAAGCGCTGCGCTGGGGCGCCGAGGTGTTCCACGCCTTGAAGAAGATCATCGACAGCCGTGGCATGCCCACTGCCGTGGGTGATGAAGGCGGTTTTGCGCCATCGGTCGAAAACCATGAAGCAGCGATCCAGCTGATTCTGGAAGCCATCGACAAGGCCGGCTACACCGCTGGCGACCAGATCGCGCTGGCCCTGGACTGCGCCGCCTCCGAGTTCTACAAGGACGGCAAGTACGTGCTCGAAGGCGAAGGCGGCATCAGCCTGACGGCCGAGCAGTGGACCGACATGCTGGCCGCCTGGTGCGACAAGTACCCCATCATCTCCATCGAAGATGGCATGCACGAAGGCGACTGGGACGGCTGGAAGGTGCTGACCGAGCGCCTGGGCAAGAAGGTGCAGCTGGTGGGCGACGACCTGTTCGTCACCAACACCAAGATCCTCAAGGAAGGCATCGACAAGGGCATCGCCAACTCGATCTTGATCAAGATCAATCAGATTGGCACCCTGAGCGAAACCTTTGCCGCCATCGAAATGGCCAAGCGCGCAGGCTACACCGCCGTGATCTCGCACCGCTCCGGCGAAACCGAGGACAGCACGATTGCCGACATCGCCGTGGGCCTGAACGCTGGCCAGATCAAGACCGGCTCGCTCAGCCGCTCGGACCGCATGGCCAAGTACAACCAGTTGCTGCGCATCGAGGAAGACCTGGGCGAAGTGGCTGTGTACCCTGGCCGCGCCGCCTTTTACAATCTGCGTTAA
- the hslO gene encoding Hsp33 family molecular chaperone HslO: MSELHKFLFDGLPVRGAVVRLTEAWQEILKRRAANTTSGAYPLPVQELLGEMTAAGVLMQSNIKFNGALVFQISGDGPVKLAVTEVQSNLSVRSTVTISGEVSTDASLTDMVNVHGKGRCAITLDPKEKHPGQQAYQGVVPLVNLDGEPVDSLAAILQQYMRQSEQLDTVLVLAANEQVAAGLMVQRMPIKGEANLAAGSLNTEDDDQIDQNEEYNRIAHLAASLTRDELLNLDVETILHRLFWEEKLLRFVPEDGEGGPHFACTCNRDRVAGMLRNLGQEEVDSILEEQGLIEVGCEFCGQQYRFDAVDTAHLFTEPGNDPPASSRMQ; the protein is encoded by the coding sequence GTGTCTGAACTGCATAAATTTTTGTTTGATGGCCTGCCCGTGCGTGGCGCGGTCGTGCGCCTGACGGAAGCCTGGCAGGAGATCCTGAAGCGCCGCGCGGCCAACACCACATCCGGTGCTTATCCGCTGCCGGTGCAGGAGCTGCTGGGCGAGATGACGGCTGCCGGTGTGCTGATGCAGTCCAACATCAAGTTCAACGGCGCGCTGGTGTTTCAGATCTCCGGAGATGGCCCCGTCAAGCTGGCGGTGACCGAGGTGCAGTCCAATCTGAGCGTGCGCTCCACTGTGACCATCAGCGGCGAGGTGTCCACCGACGCGAGCCTGACCGATATGGTCAACGTGCATGGCAAGGGCCGCTGCGCGATCACGCTCGACCCCAAGGAGAAGCACCCTGGCCAGCAAGCCTACCAGGGTGTGGTGCCGCTGGTGAACCTGGATGGCGAACCGGTGGACAGCCTCGCTGCCATCCTGCAGCAGTACATGCGCCAGTCCGAACAGCTGGACACCGTGCTGGTCCTTGCTGCGAATGAGCAGGTGGCGGCGGGCCTGATGGTGCAGCGCATGCCGATCAAGGGCGAAGCCAATCTGGCGGCCGGTAGCCTGAACACCGAAGACGACGACCAGATTGACCAGAATGAGGAATACAACCGCATCGCCCACCTGGCGGCCAGCCTGACGCGCGACGAATTGCTGAACCTCGATGTGGAAACCATTCTGCATCGCCTCTTCTGGGAAGAGAAGCTGCTGCGCTTTGTGCCGGAAGACGGCGAAGGCGGCCCGCACTTTGCCTGTACCTGCAACCGTGACCGTGTGGCGGGCATGCTGCGCAACCTGGGGCAGGAAGAGGTGGACAGCATTCTGGAGGAGCAGGGCCTGATCGAGGTGGGCTGCGAGTTCTGCGGCCAGCAGTACCGGTTTGATGCGGTGGATACCGCGCATCTGTTTACCGAACCCGGCAACGACCCGCCAGCTTCGAGTCGCATGCAGTAG
- a CDS encoding M14 family metallopeptidase — MTVSSFQLQPVDTTISADQPEALRSYGWATATPGPSLLIFGAVHGNEQSGTHAIRRWIERFESGQARLKRGRLTMVPVANPKAFFKNEREGDRNLNRNFVPTDKPQNFEDHVVNALAPLLESHDALLDLHSYSGDGVPFAMTGPLNNTGTLEPFARQLEEEAFAKAVGLPTIVQGWLEVYDKAVQASNGAIRAEHGIGTNEFMRSRGGYAITVESGSHADPEAIEIADRCIAGVLNLLDMADVTVEPVARYTTHHMKDVFMRQHKDDKMTREWQNFDPFKTGDLLATRADGTQILAPFDGCMIFPQSDAEVNREWFYLALTDHA, encoded by the coding sequence ATGACTGTCTCCAGCTTTCAACTCCAACCCGTGGACACCACCATCTCGGCCGACCAGCCCGAAGCATTGCGCAGCTACGGCTGGGCTACGGCCACCCCTGGCCCCTCGCTGCTGATCTTTGGTGCCGTGCATGGCAACGAGCAGAGCGGCACGCACGCCATCCGCCGCTGGATCGAGCGCTTTGAATCCGGCCAGGCACGCCTCAAACGCGGGCGCCTCACCATGGTGCCAGTGGCAAACCCAAAGGCCTTCTTCAAAAACGAACGAGAAGGCGACCGCAATCTCAACCGCAACTTTGTGCCAACCGACAAGCCCCAGAACTTTGAAGACCATGTCGTCAATGCGCTGGCCCCCTTGCTGGAGAGCCACGATGCCCTGCTCGACCTGCATTCCTACAGCGGTGACGGCGTGCCATTTGCCATGACCGGCCCGCTCAACAACACCGGCACGCTGGAGCCCTTTGCCCGCCAGCTGGAGGAAGAAGCCTTTGCCAAGGCCGTTGGCCTGCCCACCATCGTGCAGGGCTGGCTGGAGGTGTATGACAAGGCGGTTCAGGCCAGCAATGGTGCCATCCGCGCCGAGCACGGCATTGGCACCAACGAATTCATGCGCAGCCGTGGCGGCTATGCGATCACGGTGGAATCGGGCTCGCACGCCGACCCCGAGGCCATCGAGATCGCCGACCGCTGCATTGCCGGTGTACTGAATCTGCTGGACATGGCCGATGTGACCGTCGAGCCGGTGGCGCGCTACACCACGCACCACATGAAGGATGTCTTCATGCGCCAGCACAAGGACGACAAGATGACCCGCGAGTGGCAGAACTTCGACCCTTTCAAGACGGGCGATCTGCTGGCCACGCGCGCCGACGGCACGCAGATCCTGGCGCCATTCGACGGCTGCATGATCTTCCCGCAAAGCGATGCGGAGGTGAACCGCGAATGGTTCTACCTGGCGCTGACTGACCACGCGTAA
- a CDS encoding FtsB family cell division protein, whose translation MISRIVPFVLLAILVSIHAQLWSGRGSVPYVKDMKEQIAKQKTENEAAERENVRLETEVSDLKQGMDMVEAKARNELGMVKPNEVFVQYTRK comes from the coding sequence ATGATTTCCCGCATTGTTCCCTTTGTGCTGCTGGCCATCCTGGTCAGCATCCATGCCCAGCTGTGGAGCGGCCGGGGAAGCGTCCCGTACGTCAAGGACATGAAAGAGCAGATCGCCAAGCAAAAGACCGAGAACGAGGCCGCCGAGCGCGAAAATGTGCGCCTGGAAACCGAGGTGAGCGATCTCAAGCAAGGCATGGACATGGTGGAAGCCAAAGCCCGCAATGAACTGGGCATGGTCAAACCCAATGAGGTATTTGTGCAGTACACGCGCAAGTAG
- a CDS encoding ferritin-like domain-containing protein, with product MELRQSALHALCVRDPEEKSALALALHAQSASISIAIDAQLTAPPAADLPGHPAKPELKPHTAVARRSPATPEGRAILLHAIAHIEFNAINLALDAIWRFPGMPRQYYLDWLQVAAEEAKHFRLLRAHLQKWGADYGDFPAHQGLWTMCEKTAGDIVARMALVPRTLEARGLDATPQIQSKLQQTGAPDALEAVAILDIILREEVGHVAIGNHWYRHVCAAQGLNPEAHYSDLVARYEAPRPKPPINLAARSQAGFSPTELAWLEAQL from the coding sequence ATGGAATTACGTCAAAGCGCCCTGCATGCCCTGTGCGTGCGCGATCCCGAAGAAAAATCTGCACTGGCGCTTGCCCTGCATGCGCAAAGCGCTTCAATATCCATAGCAATCGATGCGCAGTTGACAGCTCCGCCTGCGGCAGATTTGCCCGGCCACCCCGCCAAGCCCGAACTCAAGCCCCACACGGCAGTCGCGCGTCGCTCGCCCGCAACCCCTGAAGGGCGCGCCATCCTTTTGCATGCGATCGCACATATCGAGTTCAACGCCATCAATCTGGCACTCGATGCCATCTGGCGTTTTCCTGGCATGCCGCGCCAGTACTACCTGGACTGGCTACAGGTTGCAGCAGAGGAAGCCAAGCACTTTCGCCTGCTGCGCGCCCATCTGCAGAAGTGGGGAGCCGACTATGGCGACTTTCCCGCACACCAGGGCCTGTGGACCATGTGCGAGAAAACCGCTGGCGATATCGTCGCTCGCATGGCTCTGGTGCCTCGCACCCTGGAAGCCCGTGGCTTGGATGCAACACCCCAGATCCAGTCCAAATTGCAACAAACCGGTGCGCCCGACGCCCTGGAAGCCGTGGCCATTCTGGACATCATTTTGCGTGAAGAGGTAGGCCATGTTGCCATCGGCAACCATTGGTACCGGCATGTCTGCGCAGCCCAGGGACTCAACCCCGAGGCCCATTACAGCGATCTGGTGGCCCGCTACGAAGCTCCTCGCCCCAAACCGCCCATCAATCTGGCAGCACGCAGCCAGGCCGGATTCAGCCCGACAGAACTGGCCTGGTTGGAAGCACAGTTGTAA
- a CDS encoding gamma carbonic anhydrase family protein, with protein sequence MAKYELDGVQPEVDAGAWVADSAQVIGRVHLAADSSVWFGAILRGDNDPIRVGEGSNIQDGSVLHTDKGKPLDIGRHVTIGHNVILHGCTIGDESLIGMGAIVLNGARIGRRCLVGAGALVTENKEFPDGSLIVGNPAKVVRQLTEEQMEGLKRSAQGYMANASRFAAGLRKLPE encoded by the coding sequence ATGGCGAAGTATGAATTGGATGGCGTGCAGCCCGAAGTGGATGCCGGAGCCTGGGTGGCCGACAGCGCGCAGGTCATTGGACGGGTGCATCTCGCGGCGGACAGCAGCGTGTGGTTTGGTGCCATTCTGCGTGGCGACAACGACCCGATCCGGGTGGGAGAGGGCTCCAACATCCAGGATGGCAGCGTGCTGCACACCGACAAGGGCAAGCCGCTGGATATCGGCCGTCACGTCACCATCGGCCACAACGTCATCCTGCATGGCTGCACGATTGGCGACGAGTCATTGATTGGCATGGGGGCCATCGTGCTCAATGGCGCCAGGATCGGCAGGCGCTGTCTCGTGGGCGCGGGGGCACTGGTCACCGAGAACAAGGAGTTTCCTGATGGCAGCCTGATCGTCGGCAACCCGGCCAAGGTGGTGCGCCAGTTGACCGAAGAGCAGATGGAAGGCTTGAAGCGCAGCGCGCAGGGATATATGGCCAATGCCAGCCGCTTTGCGGCGGGTCTGCGAAAATTACCGGAATAA